A genomic segment from Halomarina ordinaria encodes:
- a CDS encoding DUF4129 domain-containing protein produces the protein MTTDRVVSAAVALICIVAMGVSATTLDSSLSSDPDEIVDLDYDSLPLAQDQAREVKDEVERNERSQQSAGGGGGGGEDGPSEPPWWTWLLALLERLLPYLVGALCLVVALALGRRYAARLLALLAAFVPAGDESPSDPDAEWVARPANEVERAWLSLVERAGVDAPRTKTTAECARAAVDAGFDAAAVRDLRDAYDRVRYGGADPAEVDLGRLRRDLDRVDGAAPSGGVGRPGVPTRADGGDSA, from the coding sequence GTGACGACCGACCGGGTCGTCTCGGCCGCCGTCGCGCTCATCTGCATCGTCGCGATGGGCGTCTCGGCGACGACGCTCGACTCCTCGCTCTCCTCGGACCCGGACGAGATCGTCGACCTCGACTACGACAGCCTCCCGCTGGCGCAGGACCAGGCCCGCGAGGTGAAAGACGAGGTCGAGCGCAACGAACGGAGCCAGCAGTCGGCGGGCGGCGGCGGTGGCGGCGGCGAGGACGGCCCCTCCGAACCGCCGTGGTGGACGTGGCTGCTCGCGCTGCTCGAACGGCTGTTGCCGTACCTCGTCGGCGCGCTCTGTCTCGTCGTGGCGCTGGCGCTCGGCCGCCGGTACGCAGCCCGTCTGCTCGCGCTGCTCGCCGCGTTCGTCCCCGCCGGAGACGAGTCGCCGTCCGACCCCGACGCCGAGTGGGTCGCCCGGCCCGCCAACGAGGTCGAGCGGGCCTGGCTCTCGCTCGTCGAGCGCGCGGGCGTCGACGCGCCGCGAACGAAGACGACCGCCGAGTGCGCCCGGGCGGCGGTCGACGCCGGCTTCGACGCCGCCGCCGTCCGCGACCTGCGCGACGCCTACGACCGGGTACGCTACGGGGGCGCCGACCCCGCCGAGGTCGACCTCGGGCGCCTCCGGCGGGACCTCGACCGGGTCGACGGCGCCGCCCCGTCCGGTGGCGTCGGCCGTCCCGGCGTCCCGACCCGGGCCGACGGGGGTGACTCGGCGTGA
- the glmS gene encoding glutamine--fructose-6-phosphate transaminase (isomerizing), producing the protein MCGIIACIGTDDAVGELVTGLENLEYRGYDSAGIAVQNGSGLAVRKRAGKISELKDHIASDVGDGSVGIGHTRWSTHGPPTDANAHPHVSQSGGIAVVHNGIIDNYEQLRRTLQEEGYVFTSDTDSEVVPHLIEYHVDQGADIETAFARTVEELEGSYALVVLVEGSETVYATRQDSPLVLGVGDAGYYLASDVPAFLEFTDEVVYLEDGDVAVVSPTGADIRDHTGTTVSRDSERIEWSAEETGKGRFEHYMLKEIHTQPEALRGTLSGRIDDGAVDLETFSEGSFEDVEQVHLVACGTSYHAALCGERQLVRAGIPATTSRASEYFDLQTVDENTLVVAVTQSGETADTLSALRRASSAGARTLALTNVVGSTVSREADDVLYIRAGPEIGVAATKTFTSQVATLTMLTHRIAQDSARGTPREDAAAFFRELDALPERIEDLIDATTAQRVSEQHIGRQSYFFIGRDFEYPVALEGALKFKEITYEHAEGFASGELKHGPLALVTSDTTLFALLTGARGDETRRNAEEARTRGATVVAIAPEGMAVGDVADEVLRVPDTHPDLAGLLANVQLQLISYHTAYGLGREIDKPRNLAKSVTVE; encoded by the coding sequence ATGTGTGGAATAATCGCATGCATCGGCACGGATGACGCGGTCGGCGAGCTCGTGACGGGGCTCGAGAACCTCGAGTATCGAGGGTACGACTCCGCGGGCATCGCGGTACAGAACGGCAGCGGCCTCGCGGTCCGCAAGCGGGCCGGCAAGATCAGCGAGCTGAAGGACCACATCGCGAGCGACGTCGGCGACGGCAGCGTCGGCATCGGCCACACTCGCTGGTCGACGCACGGCCCGCCCACCGACGCGAACGCCCACCCCCACGTCAGCCAGTCGGGCGGCATCGCCGTCGTCCACAACGGCATCATCGACAACTACGAGCAGTTGCGTCGGACGCTGCAGGAGGAGGGCTACGTCTTCACCAGCGACACGGACTCCGAGGTCGTCCCGCACCTCATCGAGTACCACGTCGACCAGGGTGCGGACATCGAGACGGCGTTCGCGCGTACGGTCGAGGAACTGGAGGGCAGTTACGCGCTCGTCGTCCTCGTCGAGGGGAGCGAGACGGTGTACGCGACCCGCCAGGACTCGCCGCTGGTCCTCGGCGTCGGCGACGCCGGCTACTACCTCGCGAGCGACGTCCCCGCCTTCCTCGAGTTCACCGACGAGGTCGTCTACCTGGAGGACGGCGACGTGGCGGTCGTCTCGCCGACCGGCGCCGACATCCGCGACCACACCGGTACGACCGTGAGCCGCGACAGCGAGCGCATCGAGTGGAGCGCCGAGGAGACCGGCAAGGGCCGGTTCGAGCACTACATGCTCAAGGAGATCCACACCCAGCCCGAGGCGCTCCGCGGGACGCTCTCGGGACGCATCGACGACGGGGCGGTCGACCTGGAGACGTTCTCCGAGGGGAGCTTCGAGGACGTCGAGCAGGTCCACCTCGTCGCCTGCGGCACCTCCTACCACGCGGCGCTCTGCGGCGAGCGCCAGCTCGTCCGCGCGGGCATCCCCGCCACGACGAGCCGTGCAAGCGAGTACTTCGACCTCCAGACGGTCGACGAGAACACCCTCGTCGTCGCGGTGACCCAGAGCGGCGAGACGGCGGACACGCTGAGCGCGCTTCGCCGGGCGTCGAGCGCCGGCGCGCGCACCCTCGCGCTCACGAACGTGGTCGGCTCGACCGTCTCGCGGGAGGCCGACGACGTGCTCTACATCCGCGCCGGTCCGGAGATCGGCGTCGCCGCGACCAAGACGTTCACCTCGCAGGTGGCGACGCTCACGATGCTCACCCACCGAATCGCCCAGGACTCGGCGCGGGGGACGCCCCGCGAGGACGCGGCGGCGTTCTTCCGCGAACTCGACGCCCTCCCCGAGCGCATCGAGGACCTCATCGACGCGACGACCGCCCAGCGCGTGAGCGAACAGCACATCGGCCGGCAGTCGTACTTCTTCATCGGCCGGGACTTCGAGTACCCGGTCGCGCTGGAGGGGGCGCTGAAGTTCAAGGAGATAACGTACGAGCACGCCGAGGGCTTCGCCTCCGGCGAACTGAAACACGGCCCGCTCGCGCTCGTCACGAGCGACACGACGCTGTTCGCGCTCCTGACCGGCGCGCGCGGCGACGAGACGCGTCGGAACGCGGAGGAGGCGCGCACCCGTGGCGCGACCGTCGTCGCCATCGCGCCCGAGGGGATGGCCGTCGGCGACGTCGCCGACGAGGTCCTCCGGGTCCCCGACACCCACCCGGACCTCGCCGGTCTGCTGGCGAACGTCCAGCTCCAGCTCATCTCGTACCACACCGCCTACGGCCTCGGCCGCGAGATCGACAAGCCGCGCAACCTCGCCAAGAGCGTCACCGTCGAGTAG
- a CDS encoding DUF7563 family protein — protein sequence MDWVHTVQSADAQRRCSACGAFVTHQFVRVFGDNHDEVHGCLSCLTARDLRDGKHIQDPRSTP from the coding sequence ATGGATTGGGTCCACACCGTACAGTCGGCCGACGCACAACGCCGATGCAGCGCATGCGGAGCGTTCGTCACGCACCAGTTCGTGCGCGTCTTCGGGGACAACCACGACGAGGTCCACGGCTGCCTGAGCTGTCTCACGGCCCGGGACCTCCGTGACGGGAAACACATCCAGGACCCACGGTCGACACCGTAG
- a CDS encoding DUF7344 domain-containing protein, producing MDATAVTTGDGTAAVESEQDGTTEEVAPIPKDDLFHLLQNQRRRRVLSYLRDADDQVDMRDVAEHIAALENDVEVTALSSAQRKRVYVGLYQCHLPKLDEAGVIHYDQSRGTVERTGITDQLFPYLEVPGETESPVEDVRQLVLRYHGVATVLGVVLTAAAWASVLPVAGLWLATVVTVLFAAATFAVVYR from the coding sequence ATGGATGCAACGGCAGTCACGACTGGCGATGGCACGGCGGCGGTTGAGAGCGAGCAGGACGGGACGACCGAGGAGGTCGCCCCTATCCCGAAAGACGACCTCTTTCACCTCCTGCAGAACCAGCGACGGCGGCGGGTACTCAGCTACCTGCGCGACGCGGACGACCAGGTGGACATGCGCGACGTGGCGGAGCACATCGCGGCACTGGAGAACGACGTCGAGGTGACGGCGCTCTCCTCGGCCCAGCGCAAGCGGGTGTACGTGGGCCTCTACCAGTGTCACCTCCCGAAGCTCGACGAGGCGGGCGTGATACACTACGACCAGAGCCGCGGCACCGTCGAGCGGACGGGTATCACCGACCAGCTCTTCCCCTACCTCGAGGTCCCCGGCGAGACCGAGAGCCCCGTCGAGGACGTCAGGCAGCTCGTCCTGCGCTATCACGGCGTCGCGACGGTGCTCGGCGTCGTCCTCACGGCGGCGGCGTGGGCGAGCGTCCTCCCGGTCGCCGGCCTCTGGCTGGCCACGGTCGTGACGGTCCTGTTCGCCGCGGCGACGTTCGCCGTCGTCTACCGGTAA
- a CDS encoding Cdc6/Cdc18 family protein, which produces MTDTDDLFIREDPIFVNKELLEINHLPDEGRIVGRDEEIGQLANAVNPAIFGQSPSNVLIYGKTGTGKSLCAKYVSGRLIRTAEEEGVTTAYAYVDCAQDSTETQAVQTIASSLNDAAATGINIPDKGISTATYYKRLWTILDTRYDVVLVILDEIDKLDGDDILMQLSRAGEAGKLTSCKIGVIGISNKIKYKDRMDERVKSSLCEREFVFPPYDAQQLGDIMQARSDAFHEGVLDDSVVPRAAALAAREHGDARKAIDILRYAGEIAQSTGADVVREEFVVQARQRAETDRFRELIRGSTPHSRYVLQALTVLSLNEHDDEAFRTTRIYELYEQVCRQEGSESLSLRRVRDLLKEHAFLDVIEQSRYSGGSAEGSYTEHRLLEDPTVVQSVLADTID; this is translated from the coding sequence ATGACCGACACGGACGACCTATTCATCCGAGAAGACCCTATCTTCGTGAACAAGGAACTTCTCGAGATCAACCACCTCCCCGACGAGGGACGCATCGTCGGGCGCGACGAGGAGATCGGTCAGTTGGCGAACGCGGTCAACCCGGCTATCTTCGGCCAGAGCCCGAGCAACGTCCTCATCTACGGGAAGACGGGGACGGGGAAGTCGCTGTGTGCGAAGTACGTCTCCGGTCGCCTCATCAGGACCGCCGAGGAGGAAGGCGTGACGACGGCGTACGCCTACGTCGACTGCGCGCAGGACTCGACGGAGACGCAGGCGGTCCAGACCATCGCGAGTAGCCTCAACGACGCCGCAGCGACCGGTATCAACATCCCCGACAAGGGTATCAGCACGGCGACGTACTACAAGCGCCTCTGGACCATCCTCGACACCCGGTACGACGTCGTCCTCGTCATCCTCGACGAGATCGACAAACTCGACGGTGACGACATCCTCATGCAACTCTCGCGCGCGGGCGAGGCCGGGAAGCTCACGTCGTGCAAGATCGGCGTCATCGGCATCAGTAACAAGATCAAGTACAAAGACCGGATGGACGAGCGGGTGAAGTCGAGCCTCTGCGAGCGCGAGTTCGTCTTCCCACCCTACGACGCCCAGCAACTCGGCGACATCATGCAGGCACGCAGCGACGCCTTCCACGAGGGCGTCCTCGACGATTCGGTGGTCCCCCGGGCCGCCGCGCTCGCGGCGCGGGAACACGGGGACGCGCGCAAGGCCATCGACATCCTGCGCTACGCCGGCGAGATCGCCCAGTCCACCGGCGCGGACGTCGTCCGCGAGGAGTTCGTCGTCCAGGCGCGCCAGCGCGCGGAGACCGACCGGTTCAGGGAACTCATCCGCGGGTCGACCCCCCACTCGCGGTACGTCCTCCAGGCCCTCACGGTCCTCTCGCTCAACGAGCACGACGACGAGGCGTTCCGCACGACGCGCATCTACGAACTCTACGAGCAGGTCTGTCGCCAGGAGGGCTCGGAGTCGCTCTCGCTGCGGCGCGTCCGCGACCTCCTGAAGGAACACGCCTTCCTCGACGTCATCGAGCAGTCGCGCTACAGCGGCGGGAGCGCGGAGGGGAGCTACACCGAACACCGCCTGCTCGAGGACCCGACCGTCGTCCAGAGCGTCCTCGCCGACACCATCGACTGA
- a CDS encoding ParA family protein: protein MPARLAVSNQKGGVGKTTVAINVAGALNARGRDVLFVDLDPQGNASEGLGLREAYDAAPPSLFDVLTDAESRGAIADLVHEHPAMDVIPSNIDMTAAEPELTLSRRGGEQLALALDHVEDDYDYVIVDCPPHLGYLTDNALHATGNVLIPALAESTSKRALELLFDHVEALELDYDITVRERGLVANRVETTNEAREMMAWFEDAFPDIPVWEVRKRVALQRAFSDGVSLFEYEEPVDMAEEFLAIAADLDEQFGFGSAAATTASGVEASR, encoded by the coding sequence ATGCCCGCTCGACTGGCCGTCTCGAACCAGAAAGGTGGCGTCGGGAAGACGACCGTCGCCATCAACGTCGCCGGCGCGCTCAACGCTCGCGGGCGCGACGTCCTGTTCGTCGACCTCGACCCGCAGGGGAACGCGAGCGAGGGCCTCGGCCTCCGCGAGGCGTACGACGCCGCGCCGCCGAGCCTCTTCGACGTCCTGACCGACGCGGAGTCCCGGGGCGCCATCGCCGACCTCGTCCACGAGCACCCCGCGATGGACGTGATCCCGAGCAACATCGACATGACCGCGGCGGAGCCGGAGCTGACGCTGTCGCGTCGCGGCGGCGAACAGTTGGCGCTGGCGCTCGACCACGTCGAGGACGACTACGACTACGTCATCGTCGACTGCCCGCCGCACCTCGGCTACCTGACCGACAACGCGCTGCACGCGACGGGGAACGTGCTGATTCCCGCGCTCGCGGAGTCGACGAGCAAGCGGGCGCTCGAACTCCTCTTCGACCACGTCGAGGCGCTGGAACTCGACTACGACATCACGGTCCGCGAGCGCGGTCTGGTCGCCAACCGCGTCGAGACGACCAACGAGGCCCGCGAGATGATGGCCTGGTTCGAGGACGCCTTCCCCGACATCCCCGTCTGGGAGGTCAGGAAGCGCGTCGCACTCCAGCGGGCGTTCAGCGACGGCGTCTCGCTGTTCGAGTACGAGGAACCCGTCGACATGGCCGAGGAGTTCCTCGCCATCGCCGCCGACCTGGACGAACAGTTCGGGTTCGGTTCGGCGGCGGCGACCACCGCGTCCGGCGTGGAGGCGTCGCGATGA
- a CDS encoding tyrosine-type recombinase/integrase — protein sequence MGLDERDGGDGREDTGPAPLGRDEENLETLVARYLDSKSRGARGDGTPTGTYRASAASELRRWRAWMDARDYGLVDLDDDGRRVMRRYAAHLARRTRGDDGIAPTTAHTYFAYVSGCLSYAVRDGVLSRNPALADRAREELPDAERDRTDQQFWSPEQRRRLVAFVDRRAATAVETDGLDAGTPVRDRALVRVLAYAAVRGAEVLRHPKDDRPGRQGLRWRDVDLDRGTMRVLGKDQRREAALLPRVAARGLERWRAVQRPPSDDWPVFPTAHAPSKYRAVREALGSDADEILEAKDVECVLREHDVAPPALTTAGARSLLRRLTDEAGVDVDEDGPGYLQLHGARRGMLEAVYRRDRGDAQDLARHKSLSTTREAYQHIDAEERTERIDAHLDELE from the coding sequence ATGGGACTCGACGAGCGCGACGGCGGTGACGGGCGTGAGGACACGGGCCCTGCCCCACTCGGACGGGACGAGGAGAACCTCGAGACGCTCGTCGCGCGCTACCTCGATTCCAAGAGCCGAGGGGCGCGCGGGGACGGGACGCCGACGGGGACCTACCGGGCGAGCGCGGCGTCGGAACTCCGCCGGTGGCGCGCGTGGATGGACGCGCGGGACTACGGGCTCGTCGACCTCGACGACGACGGCCGACGGGTGATGCGCCGGTACGCCGCCCACCTCGCCCGGCGAACCCGGGGGGACGACGGCATCGCACCGACGACGGCCCACACCTACTTCGCGTACGTCTCCGGCTGTCTCTCCTACGCGGTGCGCGACGGCGTCCTCTCGCGGAATCCAGCGCTCGCCGACCGTGCGCGCGAGGAACTCCCCGACGCCGAGCGCGACCGGACCGACCAGCAGTTCTGGTCGCCCGAGCAGCGCCGGCGGCTGGTCGCGTTCGTCGACCGGCGCGCGGCGACCGCCGTCGAGACCGACGGCCTCGACGCGGGGACGCCGGTGCGCGACCGGGCGCTGGTGCGCGTCTTGGCGTACGCCGCCGTCCGGGGCGCGGAGGTCCTCAGACACCCGAAGGACGACCGGCCGGGGCGTCAGGGGCTCCGCTGGCGCGACGTGGACCTCGACCGGGGGACGATGCGCGTCCTCGGGAAGGACCAGCGCCGGGAGGCCGCGCTGTTGCCACGCGTCGCCGCACGGGGACTGGAGCGCTGGCGAGCGGTCCAGCGCCCCCCGAGCGACGACTGGCCGGTGTTCCCCACCGCCCACGCGCCGAGCAAGTACCGCGCCGTCCGCGAGGCGCTCGGCTCGGACGCCGACGAAATATTGGAGGCGAAGGACGTCGAGTGCGTCCTCCGCGAGCACGACGTCGCTCCGCCGGCGCTCACGACGGCGGGCGCGCGCTCGCTGCTGCGCCGACTGACCGACGAAGCCGGCGTCGACGTCGACGAGGACGGTCCGGGCTACCTCCAACTCCACGGTGCGCGCCGCGGGATGCTCGAGGCGGTCTACCGGCGCGACCGGGGGGACGCCCAGGACCTCGCGCGCCACAAGTCCCTCTCGACGACCCGGGAGGCCTACCAGCACATCGACGCCGAGGAGCGGACCGAACGCATCGACGCCCACCTCGACGAACTCGAGTGA
- a CDS encoding ZIP family metal transporter produces the protein MVGVVGDQFVQVVGSNPVVQGLVGGLVIASLNLLGASLVLVWRDPSERALDGALGFAAGVMLAASFTSLILPGIETYSGGDPVPVLVGVALGALFLDRADVLVPHAHYLLSGRQRADAANPGEDIPVSDERLAGVVLFVLAITLHNMPEGLAVGVGFGSGDLDTAIPLMLAIGLQNVPEGLAVSVAAVNAGLDRRFYAAVAGVRSGLVEVPLAVLGAYAVGTVSALLPYAMGFAAGAMLFVISDEIVPETHVRGHERVATLGTLLGVVVMLYLDVSLG, from the coding sequence GTGGTGGGGGTGGTAGGCGACCAGTTCGTCCAGGTGGTCGGGTCGAATCCGGTCGTGCAGGGGCTGGTCGGCGGCCTCGTCATCGCGTCGCTCAACCTCCTCGGGGCGTCGCTGGTCCTCGTCTGGCGCGACCCCTCCGAGCGGGCGCTGGACGGCGCGCTCGGGTTCGCCGCGGGCGTGATGCTCGCCGCGAGCTTCACGAGCCTCATCCTCCCCGGCATCGAGACGTACTCGGGTGGCGACCCGGTCCCGGTACTGGTCGGCGTCGCCCTCGGCGCGCTCTTCCTCGACCGCGCCGACGTGCTCGTGCCCCACGCGCACTACCTCCTCTCGGGCCGGCAGCGCGCCGACGCGGCGAACCCGGGCGAGGACATCCCCGTGAGCGACGAGCGCCTCGCGGGCGTCGTGCTGTTCGTCCTCGCCATCACGCTCCACAACATGCCCGAGGGACTCGCGGTCGGCGTGGGCTTCGGCAGCGGCGACCTCGACACCGCCATCCCGCTGATGCTCGCCATCGGCCTCCAGAACGTCCCCGAGGGGCTGGCGGTGTCGGTGGCCGCGGTCAACGCCGGGCTGGACCGGCGGTTCTACGCCGCGGTCGCCGGCGTCCGCTCGGGGCTCGTCGAGGTTCCGCTGGCCGTCCTCGGCGCGTACGCCGTCGGGACGGTGTCGGCGCTCCTGCCCTACGCGATGGGCTTCGCCGCCGGCGCGATGCTGTTCGTCATCAGCGACGAGATCGTCCCCGAGACGCACGTCAGGGGTCACGAGCGCGTCGCCACGCTCGGGACGCTCCTCGGCGTCGTCGTCATGCTCTACCTGGACGTCTCGCTTGGCTGA
- a CDS encoding glycosyltransferase family 4 protein, translating into MRVLQVTHRYPPNVGGVETHVHELAERLSARGHDVSVVAADAPVEGEGEGDVHETDGGGVPVARHRGCAPGGAFHVAPGVLRSVLSSDADVVHAHNYHSLPAAFAAAAAGDATLVVTPHYHGRSASRLRDRLLALYRPVGRRLLARADAVVAVSQWERDRLADRFDVDATVVPNGLDLARFAGVTPLETDRPYLLAVGRLVDYKGVRNLVHALQGLPEYDLLVAGTGPYRSTLEGCAELAGVRDRTTFLGYVDDAALPALYAGASVFVSLSELEAYGVTVAEALASGTPCVVSDTTALSEWAERADCVGVDHTDPPSVARAVRAAADLSAPSAPLPDWEDTVDGVLSVYERASHTA; encoded by the coding sequence ATGCGAGTTCTGCAGGTCACACATCGCTACCCGCCGAACGTCGGTGGCGTCGAGACGCACGTCCACGAGCTGGCCGAACGGCTCTCGGCTCGCGGACACGACGTCTCGGTGGTGGCCGCAGACGCCCCCGTCGAGGGCGAGGGCGAGGGCGACGTCCACGAGACCGACGGGGGCGGCGTCCCCGTCGCTCGTCACCGCGGCTGTGCGCCCGGCGGCGCGTTCCACGTCGCACCGGGCGTCCTTCGGTCGGTCCTGTCGAGCGACGCCGACGTCGTCCACGCCCACAACTACCACTCCCTGCCGGCGGCGTTCGCCGCCGCCGCGGCCGGCGACGCGACGCTCGTCGTCACCCCCCACTACCACGGCCGGAGCGCGTCCCGACTCCGCGACCGACTGCTCGCCCTCTATCGACCGGTCGGCCGGCGCCTCCTCGCGCGCGCGGACGCGGTCGTCGCGGTCAGCCAGTGGGAGCGCGACCGCCTCGCCGACCGGTTCGACGTCGACGCCACGGTGGTTCCGAACGGCCTCGACCTTGCGCGCTTCGCGGGGGTGACGCCCCTCGAGACCGACCGTCCCTACCTCCTCGCGGTCGGCCGTCTGGTCGACTACAAGGGGGTCCGGAACCTCGTCCACGCGCTCCAGGGTCTCCCCGAGTACGACCTGCTGGTCGCCGGCACCGGACCGTACCGCTCGACGCTGGAGGGGTGTGCGGAACTGGCCGGCGTCCGCGACCGGACGACGTTCCTCGGCTACGTCGACGACGCGGCCCTGCCGGCGCTGTACGCCGGCGCGTCGGTCTTCGTCTCGCTGTCGGAACTGGAGGCGTACGGCGTCACCGTGGCCGAGGCGCTCGCCAGCGGGACGCCCTGCGTCGTCAGCGACACGACGGCGCTCTCCGAGTGGGCGGAGCGCGCCGACTGCGTCGGCGTCGACCACACCGACCCGCCGTCGGTCGCCCGAGCGGTCCGGGCGGCGGCCGACCTGTCGGCACCGAGCGCCCCCCTCCCCGACTGGGAGGACACCGTCGACGGCGTCCTCTCGGTCTACGAGCGGGCGTCGCACACGGCGTGA
- a CDS encoding glycosyltransferase family 4 protein, which yields MRRPGRRSARDDPRVAMLCTDPHPAHRGFAEAVGADLVDFRRLDAGPLSGTLLEDALNGLSYPRYDVYLVEGSQPLYAALLARARTGARVVYLCADHGLYELGRGDFAGQSAAKSLVGRFGRPAAERVGRWGIDGCVAVSSFAADFVRPFVGPDAPVRVAHPYVQPERFDALGRVDPALASTRAVVVGRNARYKGVDLLVEAWPRVRERHPGATLSVVGRGHPEAYGHVPGVEVRGFVEDLPAALGEAALAVQPSRMDTFPVSTLEALRAGVPPLVTATTGTRSEAYALDPALVVPPTVEGLARGVCDYFDRSVAARETLSALARDRGRTFDATTRRAAFRRAFHAVCDARS from the coding sequence ATGCGCCGACCCGGCCGCCGGAGTGCGAGAGACGACCCGCGCGTGGCGATGCTCTGTACCGACCCCCACCCCGCCCACCGCGGGTTCGCCGAGGCGGTCGGCGCCGACCTCGTCGACTTCCGGCGTCTCGACGCCGGCCCGCTGTCGGGGACGCTCCTCGAGGACGCCCTCAACGGCCTGTCGTATCCACGATACGACGTCTACCTCGTCGAGGGGTCACAGCCGCTGTACGCGGCGCTTCTCGCGCGCGCCCGGACCGGCGCGCGCGTCGTCTACCTCTGTGCCGACCACGGCCTCTACGAACTCGGCCGCGGCGACTTCGCGGGGCAGTCGGCGGCGAAGTCGCTGGTCGGGCGGTTCGGCCGCCCCGCCGCCGAACGCGTCGGCCGGTGGGGTATCGACGGCTGCGTCGCCGTCTCGTCGTTCGCCGCCGACTTCGTCCGACCGTTCGTCGGCCCCGACGCACCCGTCCGCGTCGCGCATCCGTACGTCCAACCGGAGCGCTTCGACGCGCTCGGACGGGTCGACCCGGCGCTCGCGTCGACCCGGGCGGTCGTCGTCGGACGGAACGCCCGCTACAAGGGCGTCGACCTGCTCGTCGAGGCGTGGCCGCGGGTGCGCGAGCGCCACCCCGGGGCGACGCTGTCGGTCGTCGGGCGCGGCCACCCCGAGGCGTACGGGCACGTCCCGGGCGTCGAGGTTCGGGGGTTCGTCGAGGACCTCCCGGCGGCGCTCGGGGAGGCGGCGCTCGCGGTCCAGCCCTCGCGGATGGACACCTTCCCGGTGAGTACGCTGGAGGCGCTGCGCGCCGGCGTGCCGCCGCTGGTCACGGCGACGACGGGGACCCGCTCGGAGGCGTACGCGCTCGACCCGGCACTGGTCGTGCCGCCGACGGTCGAGGGGCTCGCCCGCGGGGTGTGTGACTACTTCGACCGGTCGGTCGCGGCGCGCGAGACGCTATCGGCGCTCGCCCGCGACCGGGGGCGGACGTTCGACGCGACGACCCGACGGGCGGCGTTCCGTCGGGCGTTTCACGCCGTGTGCGACGCCCGCTCGTAG